Genomic segment of Peribacillus frigoritolerans:
GAAAAACATCCCTAGAATAAAAAAGAAAGCGGCGGTTTCAAATATGGCGACGAGTGAAAATTGCTCTTTCAGCACGCCTGCCGCACTCATGGTCAAAACCATCGATCCAGTGAATAATGGGCTCAAGATTCCATTGACCCTTCCGATGAACTCGCCTTCGGTTCTCTGTAATATCAATGTATTGATCCCGATTTGGATACAAGGCAGCATTAGTCCATTAAAGAACTCGGCAGTAAGTGTAATCCAAAGATTTGTTGAAAGCCCCATTACCGCTAATCCTATGGCATTCACAAGCATTCCGAAAGCTAATAATCTCTGAGGTGCCACTTTTTTAGCAAAAATCATCACCCCAGCTCCGCCTAAAATCATACCAAACCCATTCACCATAAATAACCATTGCAGATTTTCCTTAGGAAGTTCCAGTTGTTCGGTAACAAGGAATATAGAAAGCGGCTGAATGAAACCCAGTCCAAGCCCGGCTGCCAGAAAACATAAACCAAGCAAACTTAGTTCTTTTTTTCGCAACACATAGCTCACTCCGCTTTTCATTTCCTGCCATAACGTTGTTTTTGCTGTCTCTTCATTCAGTTTACGATCTTTTGGAAGAAAGGCAAGTGCTCCAGCTGAAAGTAAAAACGCCAGACCAGTAATCGCAATAGAGATGTTTATCCCAAATGATTGGAAGGCAAATGTACCGAGAATCGGACCTAAAACCATAAATACTGCGAAGACGGTCTGATAAACAGACATCCCTGTCTGAATTTGACTTTCAGGCAAATGCATCTTAAATAGCTTCATGCCTGATGGCTGAGAAAATTGAGAAAGTATCGCCGAAATCAAAGTAGCGAAGAATACCATTTTCCAACTGCCAAAGATAAGCGAGATTAGCACAGCAAATACGGATATTGCACTTAATATATCACACCAAACCATCGTTTTTTTCGGACTCCAACGGTCCGCAAACGTCCCTCCAATGAATGAAAAAATAAAGATGGGAGCGAATTCCGCTACTGATATCATGGAAATGGCAAAAGCATCCCCGTTTGTCTTTTCCATGACGAATAACAAAACTGCAAAATTCCGTACCCATATCCCTATTTGTAAAAACAAGCCTGAAAAGATAATGGCCCGGAATACACGATTTTTAAAAATGTTAGGTTCTTTATTACTTAATGTTACGGACGTGTTTTTTTCCATATAAAAACCTCCTGTGAGATTTCTGGACAGGAGGCAGTACAATACAAAATTAACAAAACAAAAGATCCCAAATGGACGGAACACAATGATCTTTGTTTGTATTTTAGTACAGACTAATCCTATCCAGAAAAAAGTTCGTATTTAGCACGCATTTTTTCTTAAGAATAGGATTAAATGATCATTGTTTAAAGGTCACCCTTCCATTTTATGCTAATTTGATAATAATCTATTCAATCTTATAAATCAAGGTAAAATTTAAAAATAAAACCATTTTCCAGAAAAGTTTGTTCAATTTCCCGCATAAAAAATAGGCTTCCTTTAAAAGAAAGCCACAGACTGGAGACAAACCCAAAAAAAGCGAGTTTCACTCCAGATTTTTAACATTCGAATACTTTCTTTAAAAGAAGCCGTTTAATATCCTTAAGTTCCCGAGCACTGTCACTAATTTCGATCCTTTCTTACACTCACCATCATTAGTTCATGATAATTCCTGGAATACCTCAGGCATTGCGTTTCTTCTTTTCAGTTCTCCAATATACGTTCTTGATTAGGATTGCCCTGTAAAAGCAAATGGGAAGATGGCATTAGAATTTGATGCTCATGTAGAGCAGTCATCATTTCAAACCTTACGCTTCTCGATGTTTCAAAGTAATCATCAGGTTTCACAAGGCCGACTATGCATAGTTCATATCCAACATATTTAAGATTCGGATTTAAATCCGTAATGCCGATGTATCTAAAATCCTCTTCAGGTGTACCATCTTCTAGCCTTAGAAGGCTTTCACCATACTTATCATTACAGATAATACATATATCCTCCAACAGCCGTTTTACCTTTTCAGGATTTTCTTGGTAACTTACTGTAATGCGTTCAATGATCCGCATTCTCCCTTTATTAAAATTTTGAATCGTCCTGATTTCACTGTGTGGGATGGTCAGCAATTTCCCTGACCATTCCCTGATCTGCATGAACCGGATACCTATTTCTTCTATTGTCCCAGAGCTTGTCCCATTGAATGTAACGAAATTCCCCACCCGGAATTCATTATCTGAAAGCCTTACAAATCCCAATAAGATATCCTTAAGCATTTGCTGAGCGGCAAAACCGATCACGACCC
This window contains:
- a CDS encoding MFS transporter gives rise to the protein MEKNTSVTLSNKEPNIFKNRVFRAIIFSGLFLQIGIWVRNFAVLLFVMEKTNGDAFAISMISVAEFAPIFIFSFIGGTFADRWSPKKTMVWCDILSAISVFAVLISLIFGSWKMVFFATLISAILSQFSQPSGMKLFKMHLPESQIQTGMSVYQTVFAVFMVLGPILGTFAFQSFGINISIAITGLAFLLSAGALAFLPKDRKLNEETAKTTLWQEMKSGVSYVLRKKELSLLGLCFLAAGLGLGFIQPLSIFLVTEQLELPKENLQWLFMVNGFGMILGGAGVMIFAKKVAPQRLLAFGMLVNAIGLAVMGLSTNLWITLTAEFFNGLMLPCIQIGINTLILQRTEGEFIGRVNGILSPLFTGSMVLTMSAAGVLKEQFSLVAIFETAAFFFILGMFFILPLYNQKAESKPLEIQS
- a CDS encoding mechanosensitive ion channel family protein, which produces MNILKFSELAMDYWEEFLLLRLFILALLLLAVYYILNKLVEWFFRRSNFFDEEVEKTIQGVTRSSLRYGISGLFLIYLIGQFIDLKGILAGAGILGVVIGFAAQQMLKDILLGFVRLSDNEFRVGNFVTFNGTSSGTIEEIGIRFMQIREWSGKLLTIPHSEIRTIQNFNKGRMRIIERITVSYQENPEKVKRLLEDICIICNDKYGESLLRLEDGTPEEDFRYIGITDLNPNLKYVGYELCIVGLVKPDDYFETSRSVRFEMMTALHEHQILMPSSHLLLQGNPNQERILEN